AATCAGAGAAATGAATGAGAGTGGAAAAAAACAGGTTATTAAAACCTGGTCAAGAAGCTCAACCATTTTCCCTGAAATGGTTGGACATACAATTGCTGTTCATGATGGTCGTAAGCATGTACCAGTATATATATCTGAAGAAATGGTAGGGCATAAACTTGGAGAATTTGCTCCAACCAGAATCTTTAGAGGTCACAGCCGCCATACAGAACGTTCAACAGCACTTAAATAAGAAATTTTTTAGATAGTAAGGGGGTTTTAAAATGGAAGCAAAAGCAGTTGCAAAGCACCTGCGTATTACTGCCCGCAAAGCACGTCTAGTAACAGATTTAATTAAGGGTAAGGACGTTGATACCGCAGTTGCAATATTAAAAAGCACACCGAAAAAAGCTGCT
Above is a window of Halanaerobium saccharolyticum subsp. saccharolyticum DSM 6643 DNA encoding:
- the rpsS gene encoding 30S ribosomal protein S19; amino-acid sequence: MARSIKKGPFVSKKLIAKIREMNESGKKQVIKTWSRSSTIFPEMVGHTIAVHDGRKHVPVYISEEMVGHKLGEFAPTRIFRGHSRHTERSTALK